In Mucilaginibacter sp. KACC 22063, the genomic stretch TGACAACGCCTCCGGTAAAACACTTCGGGACGAGGCAGACATCCTTAAAACACAACTGGAAAAAATCACCAACCTGAAGGAGGTGAAATACTTTGGCATGCCTGAGCAGGAGATCCGCATCGACATGCAACTGGATAAGCTGGCGCAACTGAAGATACCGCTTAATGTGGTGATGGGGAGTTTGCAGAGCGAGGCGGCGGATATTCCCGGCGGCAGCATTAACCTGGACAGCAAAGTATTTAACGTGAAGACCAGCGGCAAATTCAAAAACACCGACGACGTGGCGAATACGGTTATTTACAATGCGAATGGCAAGATCATCTACCTGAAAGATGTGGCCACGGTAAGTTATAAAGACGGTACGGTGAACCACATCAGCCGGATAAACGGACACCGTTGCGTGCTGGTTACAGCGGCAATGAAAGATAATGTAAATATTACGAGCGTTCAGAAAGAATATTTACCCGTAATCGAAGCATATGCCAAAACGCTGCCGGAGAATATTCACCTGGTTAAAAACTTTGACCAGGCCAATATGGTATCCGAACGTCTGGGTCATTTGGGTTTTGACTTTGGGCTGGCTATTGTTCTGGTGGTGGTTACTTTGCTGCCGTTAGGTTTCAGGGCGTCGCTCATTGTAATGATTTCCATCCCGCTTTCTCTGGCGCTGGGTCTCATTGCCATGAACTTATTGGGTTATTCGTTAAATCAGCTGAGTATTGTAGGGCTTGTAGTGGCTCTGGGATTGCTGGTAGATGACAGTATTGTGGTGGTGGAGAACATTGAACGCTGGCTGAGGGAAGGTCATTCACGAACAGATGCCATATTCAAAGGAACTAAACAGATCGGTGCTGCTGTTGTCGGCTGTACCGCCACGCTGGTTATCGCATTCCTGCCCCTGGCCTTTTTACCCGATGTGGCCGGCGAATTTATCCGCAGCCTGCCCGTAGCCGTGATGACCAGTGTTTTGGCATCCATGATCGTTGCTCTGACACTTGTCCCTTTCCTGGGCAGCCGGATCTTAAAAACACATACACATGGCGAAGGGAACTTCTTTTTGAAACACCTGCAAAGGTTTTTGACCAGTTCTTACAGCCGCATTATGCCGCTTGCGCTAAAATGGCCCAAAACCACTATTGGCATATCATTAGCGCTAAGCGGGCTTGCCTTTTTCCTGTTTACGCAAACCGGCTTTAAGCTTTTCCCAACGTCGGAAAAGCCAATGTTCCTGATCAATATCAAAATGCCCTTGCAGGCGAATATTCCCGAAAGTGACCGGGCAACCAAACTTGTAGAGGGGGAATTAAAGAAGCACAAAGAGGTACTGTATTACACCGCCAACGTAGGTAAGGGTAACCCACAGATCTATTACAATGTGCATCAACAAGACGTAAAGCCAGACTTTGCACAGGTATTTGTTCAGCTGAGCGAAGAGACAAGTCCAAAGGAAAAAACAGACCTCATCAAACGATTGAGAAAAAAGTTCAACGATTTTCCCTACGCCAGGATAGAAATCAAGGATTTTGAACAGGGGCCGCCCATTGAAGCGAATATTGTTGTCCGCGTATTTGGAGAAAACCAGGATACCTTGCGGTCGCTCTCATTTAAGGTGGAAGAGATACTTCGGAAACATCCGGGCACATTCTTCGTCAATAACGAACTCAATATCTATAAATCGGATGTCAAAATAAAGATCGACAAAGAAAAGGCCCGGACGCTGGGCGTCCTGACGGGCGATGTGGATAAAGTTATCCGTTTGGCAATCGCAGGGTTAACTGTGGGAGATTATATCGATGACCGGGGCGATTCGCGCAACGTAGTGATCACCATGCCCAGGGATAAGTTCTCTAATTTAAATGCGCTGAAAAAACTTTATGTCAATAATGTGCAAGGCACGCCGGTGCTGGTAGACCAGATCGCTACGATCTCCTTTGAAACTTCGCCTACGGCGATCAACCATTTCAATAAAGCCCGGTTTGCCAAGGTCACGTCGCTTACGAAGGAGCATGTACTGGCCAATGACATTTTGAAAGACGTTGTTCCGCAATTAAATAAAATAAAAATGCCGCAGGGCTATTATTACAAGCTTTCCGGTGAGGCCGAGTCAGAAGGCGATACGCTGGGCGGTAACTTCCTTTCAGTAATTATATTGAGCACCTTTCTTTTTATCGGGGTCTTGTTATTGCAGTTTAAAACGTTCAAAGGAATTATTATCGTGTTATCGATCATCCCATTGGGGATACTTGGCGGCGTCGTATTTCTGCTCTTCACCGGCAACCCGATGTCGCTGGTATCAATCATTGGTTTTATCGGATTATCGGGTATACAGGTCAAAAATTCGTTGTTGCTGGTAGATTTCACCAACCAGCTACGTTTAGAAGGGCATAGCATAGATGAGGCGATCCATATGGCCGGTGAAACGCGCTTTCTGCCGGTTGTATTAACTTCCATAACCGCAATATGTGGTTTACTTCCTATCGCGCTGAATCCCAACCCGCTTATAGCGCCCTTGGCTATCGTGTTGATCGGCGGCTTAATCAGTTCCACAATCCTATCCAGGATCGTAACACCGGTAATGTATAAACTGATTCCGCCAACGCTTGAAAATGACTTATAGCAACCAAAAATAGTACCTCATGGAAAAAACGCATTCTTAATAAAGAAATATGCTTTAAGACCTTAATTATTTAACACCATTTAATACTTTATGATGAAAATTAAAAATGTTACCGTTTTTGGATCTGGTGTACTGGGTGCACAGATCGCTTTTCAAACTGCCTATCGAGGTTATCAAGTTACCTTATTCGATATCAAAGATGAATTGCTGGAGCAGGCAAAATTGAAGTTCGCACAGTTCAAAGAATTTTATCAACAAGATTTGAATGCGCCCCCTGCCGATTTGGATGATGCTTTAACAAGAATATATTTCACGACAGATTTGGCCGAATCGGTAAAGGATGCTGACCTCACCATAGAGGCGATCCCTGAGAATATTCAGATAAAGAAAGAGTTTTATACGAGATTAGGTGCGGTTGCTCCTGCAAAAACTATTTTTTGTACGAACTCATCTACACTTTTACCAAGCCAATTCGCCGTTGAAACAGGCAGACCGGGTCAATTTTTGGCCCTGCACTTTGCCAATTATTTATGGAAGAACAATGTTGCGGAAATTATGGGTCACGCTGGCACAGATCAGGAAATTTTTGATCAAGTAGTTCAGTTTGCAAAATCTATCGGTATGCTAGCCATACCAATCTACAAAGAACAGCCAGGTTACGTGATGAATTCGCTATTAGTGCCCTGGTTAATGGCAGGCCTGGATTTGTTCCGCAATGGAATTGCAGATGCGGCATCTATTGATAAAACCTGGATGAAAACTTTAGGGGCTACATTGGGACCGATGGCAATGTCGGATCTGGTGGGAATGAATACAGCGTATAATGTAATTAAGTCATATGCAGAATCAACCGGTGACGAGGTTTGGAAACAACGACAGGATTTCATGAAAGAGAACTTTATTGATAAAAATAAGTTGGGGATATCTTCTGGAGAGGGATTTTATAAGTACCCGAACCCGGCTTATCAGGATGCTGATTTCCTAAAATAGTTAATACCGGTAATACGACAGAGGACACAAATTGAGATGGAGGAAATAGTAAATGATGCGGTATTAGGTTCACTATTCATGTGATTAATATTTAGGTAGCACATTTTAAATTTATTATTATTCATTGAGGTTGATCCATTGACAGTACCGGATTATACAGCAATGAGGGGCGCCGTCTATCCGCGAAGTATAGAAATAATCCCTATAAGACGGATGCCCCTCATTAATAGGTCTGGAAATTCCTGTTTGATTTTCCGGCGATTAAGGAATAGTTATCGGCTGTCGAGAACTTATATAATTAATATAAACTTGTATGATATAATACCTCAACAAATTGGCAGAAGGAAGAAGGCAGTTGCTGGGATGGACGAAGGAACTTACAGAGAATCAGTACAATTTTATACCCCCGGGCTTTAATAACAACATCATCTGGAATATGGGCCATCTTCTGGTGGTAAGCGAAAGCTTGCTTTATCAAAATACACCACAACTGTACCCCGTGTATGAATTCACAAATTCCCACTTTGAAAAAGGCTCGAAACCTAATAAAATAGTGAACGAAGCCGAGATTTGATTGATTAGAGAATCATTATCGCAAACGGCTCAAATTTATAAAACCGTTATGGGATTAGGCAGGCCGGAAGATGAAATTGGTTTAGTAAGTCAATCCGGTATAATTCCAGTCAGCAATGAATATTTGCAATTCCTGATCTTTCACGAGAACATACACTACCGGAAGATTGTGCAACTGTAGAAATTGTGGGAAATGATCGGTTTAGAAAATTTGATCGTTAAAATTATTAAAATCTCCATAATTGACATACTATCTGTAAAATTATTGGGGATTGATACTTTAAGGACCTGATATCGTAATTTCAATCAATTTAATTACATAAATCAATAAAAAATACGGACTTATGGATAAGCCTTGTTCATTTTATCAAAGATGTTGATGTTTGCTAAATATTTATCAAATGAACTGGGCGATCATTATAATAAATTATCGATGTGATGCCTCTTAATAGATCAATTTTATGAACCAAATAATCTACCTGGATAATGCGGCAACAACAGCACTCGACCCCGAAGTTCTGGATACCATATTACCCTACCTGCAGCAGCATTACGGTAATCCATCGTCTGCTTATTCGTTGGGACTGAAGTCTCGCTCGGCGATTGAGGCGGCCCGCAGAAGCGTCGGAAAAATTTTGGGTGTAAAGCCAACCACCCTGTATTTTACCAGCGGGGGAACCGAAAGTAATAATACAGCTATTGCAGCATCTGTAAATGAGTTAGGTTGCAAACATATTATCACTTCGGCAATTGAACATCATTCGGTTTTGCACACGGTTGAACATTACAGTAAAATTGAAAGAACAACTCATTCTTTCGTTAAGCTTACCGCGACAGGGGAAATTGACTACGTTGATTTGGAGGCTCAATTGACCGAGAAGGTTTCCGAAGGTGTAAAGTGCCTGGTTACTTTGATGTATGCCAATAACGAAATAGGTAGTTTGCTGCAAGTGGAACTGGTCGCCGGTATATGTCGCAAGTACAATGCCTTGTTTCATTCCGATTTTGTTTAGGCTATCGGCCATTATCCGACTGATCTATTGGCAAGCGGCGTAAATTTCGCCTCAGCAGCGGGACATAAATTTCATGGCCCGAAAGGAACAGGACTACTGTATGTCAGTGAAGAAATTACAGTGCAGCCTTTAATTTTCGGCGGCGGGCAAGAACGTAAAGTACGCGCCGGTACTGAAAACGTATACGGAATTGTTGGTTTTGCCAAGGCTCTTGAACTGGCGACAGCAAGACTGGAAGATGACCGGACTTATATAACAAATTTAAATCTTTATCTGCGGAAACAGTTAGAAGCATCAATTGCTGGCATCTCGTTTAATAATCCGGACAAATCCTTGTATACCGTTTTGAGCGCGTGTTTCCCAGTAACGATAATGATATGTTGGTTACCCTGTTTGATT encodes the following:
- a CDS encoding efflux RND transporter permease subunit produces the protein MKITNFAVKNYQFTLIIFLLVAVVGLLTLFTMPRSEDPTTHPPQYIITVIYPGTSPKDMEEQVVKPIENKIYGLENIEKILTTVEDGVAVIQPKFKYGVDVDNKYQEISTEINALKNSELPKDIYLIKTEKVSSADVKVLQVALVSDNASGKTLRDEADILKTQLEKITNLKEVKYFGMPEQEIRIDMQLDKLAQLKIPLNVVMGSLQSEAADIPGGSINLDSKVFNVKTSGKFKNTDDVANTVIYNANGKIIYLKDVATVSYKDGTVNHISRINGHRCVLVTAAMKDNVNITSVQKEYLPVIEAYAKTLPENIHLVKNFDQANMVSERLGHLGFDFGLAIVLVVVTLLPLGFRASLIVMISIPLSLALGLIAMNLLGYSLNQLSIVGLVVALGLLVDDSIVVVENIERWLREGHSRTDAIFKGTKQIGAAVVGCTATLVIAFLPLAFLPDVAGEFIRSLPVAVMTSVLASMIVALTLVPFLGSRILKTHTHGEGNFFLKHLQRFLTSSYSRIMPLALKWPKTTIGISLALSGLAFFLFTQTGFKLFPTSEKPMFLINIKMPLQANIPESDRATKLVEGELKKHKEVLYYTANVGKGNPQIYYNVHQQDVKPDFAQVFVQLSEETSPKEKTDLIKRLRKKFNDFPYARIEIKDFEQGPPIEANIVVRVFGENQDTLRSLSFKVEEILRKHPGTFFVNNELNIYKSDVKIKIDKEKARTLGVLTGDVDKVIRLAIAGLTVGDYIDDRGDSRNVVITMPRDKFSNLNALKKLYVNNVQGTPVLVDQIATISFETSPTAINHFNKARFAKVTSLTKEHVLANDILKDVVPQLNKIKMPQGYYYKLSGEAESEGDTLGGNFLSVIILSTFLFIGVLLLQFKTFKGIIIVLSIIPLGILGGVVFLLFTGNPMSLVSIIGFIGLSGIQVKNSLLLVDFTNQLRLEGHSIDEAIHMAGETRFLPVVLTSITAICGLLPIALNPNPLIAPLAIVLIGGLISSTILSRIVTPVMYKLIPPTLENDL
- a CDS encoding 3-hydroxyacyl-CoA dehydrogenase gives rise to the protein MMKIKNVTVFGSGVLGAQIAFQTAYRGYQVTLFDIKDELLEQAKLKFAQFKEFYQQDLNAPPADLDDALTRIYFTTDLAESVKDADLTIEAIPENIQIKKEFYTRLGAVAPAKTIFCTNSSTLLPSQFAVETGRPGQFLALHFANYLWKNNVAEIMGHAGTDQEIFDQVVQFAKSIGMLAIPIYKEQPGYVMNSLLVPWLMAGLDLFRNGIADAASIDKTWMKTLGATLGPMAMSDLVGMNTAYNVIKSYAESTGDEVWKQRQDFMKENFIDKNKLGISSGEGFYKYPNPAYQDADFLK
- a CDS encoding DinB family protein, producing the protein MAEGRRQLLGWTKELTENQYNFIPPGFNNNIIWNMGHLLVVSESLLYQNTPQLYPVYEFTNSHFEKGSKPNKIVNEAEI